Part of the Spinacia oleracea cultivar Varoflay chromosome 5, BTI_SOV_V1, whole genome shotgun sequence genome, ATGAGTACCTTGTCGACATCCATGTGACTTGCAAGTGCGGCACCAGCTGTTGGACCAAAACCAGAAACTATGTTTAAAACACCAGGAGGAAGACCAGCCTGTATGGCAGTAAATGTAACAGGTTAAATGTGAAGTACATGTTAGACAACATTTTGTTTCAAGGTATTGATAATTATTGTCAATGGAACTTCTGATGTCCGCTACAATTGCACATAGGATTTGCATTAAGGAAAGAACATCACAGAAGATTGATTAACGGCATGACAATGGAGTGAGATAAGATCACAGTTTGTCAAAGAGCATACTACCAAACTGCAGCTGGGACTCACAAGTCACAGTCTGTTTGGTAACCGGTAATAAATGGTGGAAATAACAATAAATCTTAGTGTTATCTGGCAAGAAAATGACATCGTGATGTTCATGGTAATGGAATTTTGTCTCAAACTTGGTGTTTATCTTCataatttgcattcctggtaatggaaatttataaagaaaaagagatgattttgagtgaactagcattaccatgggaatgattgattttctttacaaatttacatacaaatacATTCTCATTGACAACATTTATGACTAGCTACCAAACGGGCTGTCAGCACGTGACAACATGTTGTCTTACCTCATGGAAGAGTTTCCCAACAAAGAGAGCAGTCAATGGAGTTTGCTCGGCAGTCTTCAAAACAATAGTATTGCCACATGCCAAGGCAGGGCCAACTTTCCAAGCAAACATGATGAGAGGAAAGTTCCATGGAATGATTTGACCGGCTACACCAATTGGTTCGTGCAATGTTTGTACATGGTATGGACCATCAGCTGGAACTGTCATACCATGGATTTTATCCGCCCAACCTACAATTTTTTCAAGACAAAATCTTCACATTCAACTCAATCAAGTAATGCTTATATATGACTAGAAAATGAGTTTAATTTGTTGCTTTTTCTACCAGCATAATAGTGAAATTTGCGGACAAACAATGGAAGCTCTGATTTGGCAGACTGTTGAAAAGGCTTCCCATTATCCCAAGTTTCCAAGGCAGCAAGTTCCTCACTGTGTTTCTCAACCAAATCAGCAAATTTCAGAATGATTCGCGCTCTTTCCTGAACAGACCAAACAAGTGAATTTGCGAAACTTACAACAAATCAATGCCAAATGAAACATACATAACTTAGACAAATTAAAGAAAGAGAAGATGGGGGAGGTAGAGGATATTACATAAGCTGTCATTTTAGGCCATGGACCTTCATCAAAAGCTTTACGAGCAGCAGCAACTGCACGGTTGATATCTTCTGCATCACCTTCAGCAACATGAGCTATCACATCCCCAGTCCGGGGATCATATGTAGGAAATGTCTTTCCTGGAACAAGTTTATTTAATGTTTGATCATTGACAAACTATATATAGTGTACAAAAGAGTAGTAATTAAGGCTCAATTTGATAGGGTGTAAAACgctttcatggaaaacgatcttctcattttcaatcattttacgttatTTAGTTAGGCAagggatgaaaaacaattttccataactccctcAAAGATGGAAAAACGTTTTCCATTTGAAAAAGAGGGAAACACTTTTCCACATTTCCTCCTTTCCCCTCCATCTTCACCATCCTCATACATTTTCTTTTAagaaggaaaactagtttgaaattgtattttcccttggaaaatattttccatggaaaatcattttgcactgaaaacattttacaccaaaccaaacggaaCCTAATGTATACTACAACTAATAGGAAACTATCATAAGCAATAAGCAATACAAGAAGTAGTGTACTGAAATTTACAAAAGGACTGAAGTAGAGAAAATAGTTACCAGATGCTGCATCAACAAATTGTCCATTGATCAGAAGTTGAGTATGCTTAATTTTGACATCAGGGGCAATAGGGTTTTCGATTTCAGCAGCCGTGCTATATCGGCTTGAACATCTTCCCCAGCTCGACCCTTTACCTGAACCACACACAACATAACTTAGCAGTTAGCAATAACTAAAGGCAGAAACTGACACAGTACAGTTGAGTAATCTATCAATTAATAGCAATCAAAGTAAAATTCTACAAACTGCTGGGAAAAGAATAAACATACAATCAAGAACACAAAGTTTCTGTTTTACACGAAATAAAGGAAGATAAAGAGAAGGGTACTGAACTACTTACCAAGAGAAAGAGGAAGAGAAGATGATAAAGAACGAGAAAGCAGAGAAGAAATCCTGCGAGCAGCCATGGCTGATGTCAGATGTCAGATGTCTGATGATGATAATCAGAAATCACACACCTCTAAATTCTAATTGATGATGTGATTATTGAGGATAAACTTCAACTTTTGGTGGCAAATCCTACTGGAACCAAAGATGAACAAACAAAATACTAGGAAAGAATGGATAAGTCTTCGTGtcccttaatttatttttattttttttatatattttggaAATTACAACGGGCAAAGGTGGCAATATGCCAATATTTgtttggtttttcactttttagtGCTAATCAATTTGTTGTCATCTCTACTCTAAGAGTCACTGTCTTCATTCTCCCATGGATAAAGGAGACAAAACATTTGTGTAGTaagtgaattttttttctaaacTTAGAATTCGTTCTCCCATATTCGATTTAATAATCACACCTAAAATATAGAAGTATTAGACCTATCAAACAGGATAGtattgtaaaaaaaattgatataagACATTATTGAAATTTATTGACCTGATAGAACTTGATTACAACTTATTTGTACTAACTGGACCCAAAATGTATTAGCTTTATAGGATCTAATTGCAACTTACCGGAACTTATTgaaccataaatttaattcttttattttattttaaggtgaagagaacacattgcatgttcttcaaaatatgaaagcaatAGCTAAAACAAAGTGATCCATAGCAAAttagtaaattttcatatttGAATTGGTAGATAaatattcaatttcaaattacTACGGAGTAAATATTGGTTTCAAATTACTCCATAGTAGATAAATGTTTATCCTAAACAAGTGTACAACTACCGCTACCTAGGTGTAGGCCGCGTAGCTAAAAATGCCGTGGAGTATTGGACCTATTGGCCCATTGGGTATGGGTGTTCGAGGTCTTTAAGATAGGTTAGGCTTGTAACTTGAAATAGGCGCTCCAAAACAGCAAAACATAGTACGTAATTTATATTACAACTAGTGTTTGGCTCGATAATGTCCCAGGTTACTATTTAGGACATCGTATATGTGGTGTGCCGGGTACATTATGTAAAATGTTGGTGTATATTATACGCTTAGATGTTAATATACGAAGTGAAATAAACATTTTTGAAGATAACTTGAATGATTTTAATGAACTGGTACCTTTGACAggtaggggtgtgcaaaaattggtCCGGACCGACCTAgatcggaccggaccggaccgaaggcAATCGGTCCGGTCTTCGGGTCGAGAAATTTCAATTTTCGGTCTTCGGTCCTATCCGATCCGGTCCAAAACCCGATTTTGGACCGGATCGATTTTTCCTTCATAAAATATAATAGAACCTATTTAAAATTTGTAGtctctcctttaatatgttgtaaatattactatattgtgatatattttattttagcttccaaaaaaatacttaaacaattagtttttttttatattttttcttttttaccataatttttataaaaaataaaaaaaatataaataggtCTACAACCGGTCCAAACCGGTCCGGTCCAAGCATAATCGGTCCGGTCTTCGGGTCTTGAATTATCACAATTTcggtcttcggtccggtccgaattcggaccgatgaacacccctaCTGACAGGTATCGATCCTTAGAAGTGAGGGAGGTTGATAAAGGAATCTTCACATCCAAAGCGCCTCTAGTAAGGTTTGATCTCATGACCTTGAGGTTATGAAGCTAAACATTTACCACTCGGTCAAACCTTGTTTGGTTCCAACAACgtaatatatactccaacattCATGCATCATTCATTCTACATGATCGAAAGTGTTAGATAACCCTCCACACCATCAAGTCACAATTTTTATGAACCTATAAACAAGGAGCTTTGGCGTTGTAACTAATAAGTAATAACTGTCCTATTTATATGATCATATACCCTTTCCTCTTCACAACTGAGTCTCTTATACTAGACGAAAATGGTGGATTTGGAAGACCTCATAAAAATGGTGTTACGTATGTGTTTCGGGTTGCAGTTGTACTTGATTGAAATGGCTCGTAGACGTCTTCGTTTGGTAATCCTTGAAAGCGAATTACAAAGCATCGACCCCAATTACATCCTCCCTAATGATGTCTATAGATTCTGATTCTATTCTTTCGTCTACAAATCAAATGACATATATATGGTACCATGTTAACTAATGTTGTGATCTTTTTTCAATTGTATTTGTAATCATTATAATCATAATCATTTTTCCATATCTTCATGctccttttattttttatttggttttGCGTCACTCTTTGAAATCATCAATCTTTAACGCAAAAACTCATGCCCAAATCCGTAAATTTAGTGCATGATTTTTGGGCTAaaatacatgctttttcaaggAGGGCTCGTGCTTTGGTCTAAAAATGCCTATTTAAGGCTACCTGAACCCACTTTTTTTCAGGCCGGACTATAGATGATCAGGTCTATCTTTAGGCAAAACATCAATCGTAGCTTCCTTAGAATTCTTCATAACATACGTAATATAatataaagatggttgtgggtcgAGGCTCGTGCCAAACCTATGTGCTTTGGACCAGGTACAGAGTACAATACAAAGATGGCTATGGGACCGATTTCGTGTCGAACCTGTGTGCTTTGGGCTTGAATAGGCCCGGCCCACATCAAACCCACTCATTTCATGTCGGGCCAGGTCGTGTCGAAGTTTTCAAAAAGACAGCTCAGGCACGGCCTAAGTGCACATGCCCTCGTGTTGGGACTTCATACCTAAGCCTAATTTTCCTAATTGTAACATGATTTATAGTGTT contains:
- the LOC110790139 gene encoding benzaldehyde dehydrogenase, mitochondrial codes for the protein MAARRISSLLSRSLSSSLPLSLGKGSSWGRCSSRYSTAAEIENPIAPDVKIKHTQLLINGQFVDAASGKTFPTYDPRTGDVIAHVAEGDAEDINRAVAAARKAFDEGPWPKMTAYERARIILKFADLVEKHSEELAALETWDNGKPFQQSAKSELPLFVRKFHYYAGWADKIHGMTVPADGPYHVQTLHEPIGVAGQIIPWNFPLIMFAWKVGPALACGNTIVLKTAEQTPLTALFVGKLFHEAGLPPGVLNIVSGFGPTAGAALASHMDVDKIAFTGSTETGKAVLELAAKSNLKPATLELGGKSPFIVCEDADVDKAVELAHFALFFNQGQCCCAGSRTFVHESVYDEFVEKATKRAKRRTVGDPFKSGIEQGPQIDREQFEKILRYIKSGTESNAKLECGGERFGSRGLFVQPTVFSNVQDDMLIAQDEIFGPVQTILKFKDLDDVIRRANKTRYGLAAGVFTQNLDTANTLSRALRAGTVWVNCFDVFDAAIPFGGYKMSGIGREKGVYSLNNYLQVKAVVTALKNPAWL